The Lysinibacillus pakistanensis genome includes a window with the following:
- a CDS encoding YbfB/YjiJ family MFS transporter, translating to MNRQHIGILFGGVLLLVVAMGISRFAFTPILPFMRHDVGFSFEVAGFLASSNYIGYFIGALWAGFIHRNRKNFLLLSVVLNVLSVVLMGIIGLYSVWLVLRLIAGITGGLIFVLTSSIIMDYLAKRSLSRWSGYLFSGIGLGIAISGLFVPVLEGHFAWQGTWIGLGILSALFLGITYILWRGLDVQDSKKAAKSSDTKMTKGFMPWLIVSYGLEGLGYIITGTFLVDIIHNIPSLQAYSSYSWVIVGVAAIPSAPVWTVLLEKFSAIKILFVAYILQVLGILLPVFSQTVWSVLLSSFLFGLTFVGIVTLTTSYARQLFPTQSGPVVSLLTTFYAFGQIIGPIIAGQLVEVYSSYKAALVFAGGIVFLALLVMLCGRWLTMKQQATLENVLAIKTQSNS from the coding sequence ATGAACCGACAGCACATCGGAATTTTATTTGGAGGGGTACTATTGCTCGTAGTGGCAATGGGCATTAGCCGATTTGCCTTTACACCAATTTTGCCATTTATGCGGCATGATGTCGGATTTTCTTTTGAAGTAGCAGGATTTCTGGCATCAAGTAATTATATTGGCTATTTCATTGGTGCATTATGGGCAGGATTTATCCATCGTAATAGGAAGAATTTTTTATTGTTAAGTGTTGTCTTAAATGTCCTTTCTGTTGTTCTAATGGGCATTATTGGATTATATAGTGTTTGGCTTGTGCTTCGATTGATTGCAGGCATTACAGGCGGACTTATTTTTGTTTTAACATCGAGCATTATTATGGATTACCTAGCAAAGCGCTCACTTTCTCGTTGGTCAGGCTATTTATTCAGTGGGATAGGCTTAGGGATTGCTATCTCAGGCTTATTCGTACCAGTTCTTGAGGGACATTTTGCATGGCAAGGTACATGGATAGGCTTAGGGATTTTATCAGCGCTGTTTTTAGGCATTACGTACATTCTTTGGAGAGGATTAGATGTACAAGATAGCAAGAAGGCTGCTAAATCCTCCGATACAAAAATGACAAAGGGCTTTATGCCGTGGTTAATCGTGTCATATGGCCTAGAGGGCTTAGGCTATATCATCACAGGGACATTTTTAGTCGATATTATTCATAATATTCCTTCACTCCAAGCGTATTCCTCCTATAGCTGGGTTATCGTTGGGGTAGCAGCCATACCCTCAGCACCAGTTTGGACTGTGTTGTTAGAAAAATTTTCTGCAATAAAAATCCTATTTGTGGCATACATATTACAAGTGTTAGGCATCCTGCTACCAGTATTTTCACAAACTGTATGGAGCGTTTTATTGTCTTCATTTTTATTTGGCTTAACATTTGTAGGGATTGTGACGTTGACAACTTCCTATGCACGTCAGCTTTTCCCAACTCAAAGCGGGCCAGTCGTGTCATTGTTAACAACGTTTTATGCATTTGGGCAAATTATTGGACCGATCATCGCGGGTCAGCTTGTAGAAGTTTATAGCAGCTATAAAGCAGCTCTTGTATTTGCTGGTGGTATAGTATTTCTTGCCTTACTTGTCATGCTGTGTGGACGGTGGTTAACGATGAAGCAGCAGGCCACATTAGAAAATGTATTGGCCATTAAAACACAATCGAATTCCTAA
- a CDS encoding MarR family winged helix-turn-helix transcriptional regulator, producing MDIYRELFLMQQAYGTLFSLANKIQVKGDRFLELLTSRQYMAMVAIAHLPEDETTLNNIARKLGTTKQSVKQLITIMANKGYVNVVPSRKDKRAINVKITKTGKEVLLAVAEKGIFFLEDLFKKLSTDELETMWALLKKLYSFDGEEHDGFEEVGNLQMDEDNMELQMRILKEFEKRRMQAINKGNKM from the coding sequence ATGGATATTTACAGAGAACTATTTTTAATGCAGCAAGCTTATGGTACCTTATTTTCTTTAGCAAATAAGATTCAAGTAAAAGGTGACAGATTCCTTGAACTTTTAACTTCTAGACAGTATATGGCAATGGTGGCAATTGCACATTTACCAGAAGATGAAACGACTTTGAATAATATAGCTAGAAAATTAGGTACCACAAAACAGAGCGTAAAACAGTTAATCACCATTATGGCAAACAAGGGATATGTTAACGTTGTTCCTAGTAGGAAAGATAAACGTGCGATTAACGTAAAAATAACAAAAACAGGAAAAGAAGTTTTGCTTGCCGTTGCAGAAAAAGGAATCTTTTTTTTGGAAGATCTTTTTAAAAAGTTATCAACTGATGAATTAGAAACAATGTGGGCCCTTTTAAAGAAACTTTATAGTTTTGACGGTGAAGAACACGATGGATTCGAAGAAGTGGGTAATTTACAAATGGATGAAGATAACATGGAATTACAAATGAGAATCTTGAAGGAGTTTGAGAAACGAAGAATGCAAGCAATTAATAAGGGTAATAAAATGTGA
- a CDS encoding serine hydrolase domain-containing protein, giving the protein MFEISNETLRLIKRAYRGKEHLKLTVGYLRDNHSVIKIFNENGELHSPEKYQYEIGSITKTFTASLLSKYVFEKKMSINDSIQKYIEGVKGEDYYPTLLRLATHSSGYSASLPLNKREYSGLFLDLIIGGGNLNKNNPLHMDFNNMKMLIEKNKLKEMDYSWKYSNFGISLIGYGLGIVSGSGYWDTMNDFLHNELGLSDTYLGTSNNNLHGYDRKNNDCGNWKWNKENLISPAGAISSTADDLLKYAKINIYEDKPYLSLCHKKHGNGTKKYDMGLGWWLLKNNNNVILHGGGTGCFSSFLGIDKEKKVASVVLANYRLGRNDDEKIGISLLESLQKSVISK; this is encoded by the coding sequence ATGTTTGAAATCAGTAATGAAACATTACGATTAATTAAAAGGGCCTACAGAGGAAAAGAGCATTTAAAATTAACTGTTGGCTATTTAAGAGACAATCATTCTGTAATTAAAATTTTTAATGAAAACGGAGAACTTCATTCACCAGAAAAATATCAATATGAAATTGGATCTATAACAAAGACTTTTACTGCATCTTTGCTATCAAAATATGTATTTGAAAAAAAGATGTCAATAAATGATTCAATACAAAAGTATATTGAAGGGGTTAAGGGAGAAGATTATTATCCTACACTGCTCCGCCTTGCTACTCACTCTTCTGGATATTCAGCAAGTCTGCCATTAAATAAACGGGAATATTCTGGCCTATTTTTAGATTTGATTATTGGTGGGGGTAATTTGAATAAGAATAATCCGTTACATATGGATTTTAACAATATGAAAATGCTAATTGAAAAAAATAAATTGAAAGAAATGGATTATTCATGGAAATATTCAAATTTCGGTATATCACTTATTGGGTATGGATTGGGGATTGTATCAGGCAGTGGATATTGGGACACTATGAATGATTTTCTTCATAATGAGCTTGGACTAAGCGATACTTATTTAGGCACATCAAATAATAATTTACATGGTTATGACAGAAAAAATAATGATTGCGGCAATTGGAAATGGAACAAAGAAAATCTTATATCACCGGCGGGTGCAATAAGTTCAACTGCTGATGATTTACTTAAATATGCAAAAATAAATATTTACGAAGATAAACCGTATTTGTCTCTTTGTCATAAAAAACATGGAAATGGAACAAAGAAGTATGATATGGGTCTTGGATGGTGGCTTTTAAAGAACAACAATAATGTTATTTTGCATGGCGGTGGAACAGGTTGCTTTAGCTCATTTTTAGGGATTGATAAAGAGAAGAAAGTTGCCTCCGTAGTGTTGGCCAATTATAGATTAGGTAGAAATGATGATGAAAAAATAGGAATCTCTTTATTAGAAAGTCTACAGAAATCAGTTATTTCTAAATAG